A stretch of Aspergillus nidulans FGSC A4 chromosome VI DNA encodes these proteins:
- a CDS encoding GIY-YIG nuclease family protein (transcript_id=CADANIAT00009730) yields MKSSANIDGRRIVPFAIHSTTNDSFHDVHPILNPANSEALGSLPLLSHQGQHIRNEEKAGKGVLDIKKRLNCERANCGSRTKTTGKPCKVLLKEDKIAAADAVIESLRPLTQSSPNLEDQLFELANIVHCHQHASKVLKQQRVNDWFMTFPTGDDKTIPVMSVAKKIENILWDKVSNCCIGKNKKGNRCQRKIGGQKVQNYQRTIKEIVKPDTYLDDSELDYFLQVLQHNTFCFYHVSDQGAKQVKEWKDTITNIRRKSGIPAADSNISQSGKGDSQQASTPNVHMDTSSSNILRRRSKSLSPAQFWPEEHDNTPLKIVTKPIDTADTIPYLLPETDQTKGFVYAYEVESNKGLVKIGYTSKTVGERLSEWTFDCNRVVLPIYPIDSRAAVAVPNAPFVEALCHAELRQRNVWINCDACLKRHVEWFRVSPTEAIALIRKWSNWAWMQPLPYHPSLDLALDACAEAKMEDNNAFDAKWPVEEIQVQLQAV; encoded by the coding sequence CCTTTGCGATACACTCGACTACAAATGATAGCTTTCACGATGTGCATCCCATCTTGAATCCTGCCAACTCTGAAGCTCTCGGATCACTGCCGTTACTCTCGCATCAAGGGCAACATATACGAAACGAAGAGAAGGCTGGCAAAGGTGTACTAGATATAAAGAAGCGCCTCAATTGCGAGCGAGCGAATTGTGGATCGCGTACAAAGACTACCGGAAAGCCCTGCAAAGTCTTGCTCAAAGAAGATAAGATTGCGGCTGCGGACGCAGTGATCGAATCGCTCAGACCTCTCACCCAGTCATCCCCCAATCTTGAGGATCAACTTTTTGAGCTGGCGAACATCGTACATTGTCATCAACATGCCAGCAAAGTGCTTAAGCAACAGCGCGTTAATGATTGGTTCATGACATTCCCTACCGGAGACGATAAAACCATACCTGTCATGTCCGtcgcgaagaagatcgagaatATCCTTTGGGATAAAGTGTCAAACTGTTGCATtggaaagaacaagaagggcAATCGCTGTCAGAGGAAGATTGGTGGCCAAAAAGTCCAGAATTATCAGAGGACTATAAAGGAGATCGTCAAGCCAGACACGTATTTGGACGACAGTGAACTTGATTACTTCCTCCAGGTTCTTCAACATAACACTTTTTGCTTCTACCACGTTTCTGATCAGGGTGCCAAACAGGTAAAGGAATGGAAGGACACTATCACAAATATTCGGAGAAAGAGTGGTATCCCAGCAGCAGACTCGAATATCTCCCAATCGGGTAAAGGAGATAGTCAACAAGCGAGCACACCAAACGTTCATATGGATACATCGAGTTCAAATATACTACGACGTCGGTCGAAATCTTTGTCCCCAGCTCAATTTTGGCCGGAAGAGCACGACAACACTCCTTTGAAAATTGTCACCAAGCCCATTGATACGGCCGACACGATCCCATATCTTCTGCCGGAGACAGATCAAACGAAAGGCTTTGTGTATGCATACGAGGTCGAGAGTAACAAAGGCCTCGTCAAGATAGGGTACACAAGCAAAACGGTCGGGGAGCGTCTTAGTGAATGGACCTTTGATTGCAATAGGGTTGTGCTGCCTATATATCCTATCGATTCCCGGGCTGCGGTGGCCGTTCCAAATGCACCTTTCGTAGAGGCACTATGTCATGCCGAGTTAAGGCAACGCAATGTCTGGATTAACTGCGATGCTTGCCTGAAACGACATGTGGAATGGTTTCGGGTCTCACCCACAGAGGCCATTGCGCTAATACGAAAATGGTCAAATTGGGCGTGGATGCAACCACTACCGTACCATCCGAGCTTGGACCTGGCTTTAGATGCATGCGCTGAGGCCAAGATGGAAGATAATAATGCATTTGATGCAAAGTGGCCAGTGGAAGAGATACAAGTACAACTTCAGGCCGTATAG
- a CDS encoding uncharacterized protein (transcript_id=CADANIAT00009731) has translation MGQLACYVSLWTTVLLSASAASERYLPVVKRDDPAVVSARLHAPPAPAIPALQARDTISAPALKDSKFGQGGYWLNVSIGTPPQPVALLVDAQDTGIVVMYPGSQNVDCSDYRYCDFYGQFAPQNSSSFASYDEDWQQELPTSFSGFDTLRVGDSKPINISLGLVAVDNVSSYSSIGIGPSNTSFPYQLVDRGLINTPSFSAWRDAVQDADPDLEQHPNHSPGSILFGGINAAKFIGPLHAFSFRDSLPSMTLPVHGVQIHVDPAAGLPSTANFSSTEVLINSTFKETLFDLQTRYVSTYVPLETAMIIYNALNLTTNRRDDGYYTAPEIPCSRKTENHTLTFLIGSAAFDIPWTAFLHPSNIPSQGICYFYIQPPYEEDPLFAGTLGSTLLSQLYLAVDYNSMMIGIAPINRNSPQDEILEIGTEAPQFPGGVGDFPETVTAYTPAPTETIATETSDGWAAMRTAAPCVLPAVAGAVLIGLI, from the exons ATGGGCCAACTCGCGTGCTATGTCAGTCTCTGGACGACGGTCTTACTgtctgcctctgctgcttcagaACGATACCTTCCTGTTGTTAAAAGAGATGACCCGGCCGTAGTCTCTGCGAGATTACATGCGCCTCCGGCtccagcaattccagcgctTCAAGCGAGGGATACTATCTCAGCACCAGCGTTGAAAGACTCG AAATTTGGACAGGGCGGCTACTGGCTCAATGTATCGATTGGAACGCCTCCACAACCAGTTGCATTGCTGGTTGACGCGCAGGATACAGGCATTGTTGTGATGTACCCCGGCTCTCAGAATGTAGACTGTTCCGACTACCGATATTGTGATTTTTATGGACAGTTTGCTCCCCAGAACTCGTCTTCTTTCGCTTCATATGACGAGGACTGGCAGCAGGAACTTCCAACTTCCTTCAGCGGCTTTGATACGCTCCGCGTGGGTGATTCAAAGCCAATCAATATCTCTCTGGGGCTTGTCGCGGTCGACAACGTCTCTAGCT ACAGTTCCATCGGGATCGGTCCATCCAATACCAGCTTCCCCTACCAGCTGGTAGACCGCGGCCTTATCAATACCCCATCATTCAGTGCGTGGCGGGATGCTGTTCAAGACGCAGACCCAGACCTAGAACAACACCCAAACCACAGTCCCGGCAGTATATTATTCGGCGGCATCAACGCTGCCAAATTCATTGGGCCTCTCCACGCCTTTTCCTTCAGGGACTCCCTTCCTTCCATGACCCTTCCCGTGCATGGCGTCCAGATTCACGTCGATCCTGCAGCCGGCCTGCCATCTACTGCAAATTTCTCTAGCACAGAAGTCCTTATAAACTCCACCTTCAAGGAAACACTCTTCGACCTGCAAACCAGATATGTTTCCACATATGTACCTCTTGAAACAGCAATGATCATCTACAATGCGCTCAACCTAACAACCAACCGCCGAGACGACGGATACTATACTGCCCCGGAAATCCCTTGCAGTCGCAAAACCGAGAACCACACACTAACCTTCTTAATCGGCTCCGCAGCGTTCGATATCCCCTGGACCGCATTCCTGCATCCCTCCAACATTCCCAGTCAAGGGATCTGCTACTTCTATATCCAGCCTCCATACGAGGAAGATCCGCTCTTCGCGGGGACTTTGGGGAGTACACTGCTGAGTCAATTGTACCTTGCCGTCGACTACAATAGTATGATGATCGGAATCGCGCCGATTAACCGGAATTCCCCGCAAGATGAAATATTAGAAATTGGGACCGAGGCACCGCAGTTTCCTGGTGGTGTTGGGGATTTCCCTGAGACAGTTACGGCGTATACGCCCGCACCAACAGAGACGATTGCTACGGAGACGTCGGATGGGTGGGCAGCTATGAGGACTGCAGCACCTTGTGTATTGCCTGCGGTTGCGGGGGCTGTGTTAATAGGGTTGATTTAG
- a CDS encoding uncharacterized protein (transcript_id=CADANIAT00009732): MGLCTQPILRGRRGSATRKATEDGRQFKPSINPCSGNGNKFHIPLDLSAVPAIEEFVGREEELNCLWDYLQPASSQTRKVAVLHGLGGIGKTQLAIHFARKHKNEFTAIFWLNGKDQSALVSSLSSCLSQIQGQPIEDQAVNEGEAVQRANQVLQWLARPGNTRWLIIFDNIDQYSLIQGRGHCGYDVYKFFPKADHGSIMITSRLQGLTELGKSFPVQNLYTKMLHSYYLINLSSLLDGLSLAIVIAGAFVRQTGTTFREYLELYRTSWFDLQSQSAPTRQYRQGNIVQTWIITYKEIQERDPTAAKLLLLLAFFDNQDIWYELIQKGNSKLQI, encoded by the exons ATGGGCTTATGCACACAACCCATTTTAAGAGGAAGACGGGGTTCTGCGACCAGAAAAGCTACTGAAGACGGGCGCCAATTCAAACCTTCCATCAACCCATGTTCCGGGA ACGGCAACAAATTTCACATCCCGCTAGACCTTTCAGCGGTTCCTGCGATTGAGGAGTTCgttggacgagaagaagaactaAACTGTCTATGGGATTATCTACAACCAGCTAGTTCACAGACACGAAAGGTGGCTGTCCTCCATGGTCTGGGTGGGATTGGCAAAACACAACTAGCAATTCACTTTGCACGAAAACACAAGAATGAATTTACAGCCATATTCTGGCTGAACGGCAAGGACCAATCTGCCTTGGTTTCCTCTTTAAGTTCTTGCCTCTCTCAGATACAAGGACAGCCTATAGAGGATCAGGCAGTCAACGAAGGGGAAGCTGTGCAAAGGGCAAATCAAGTACTACAGTGGCTAGCGAGGCCAGGCAATACTAGATGGCTCATCATCTTTGACAACATTGACCAGTATTCTCTAATCCAAGGCCGTGGTCACTGTGGATACGATGTCTACAAATTCTTTCCAAAGGCTGATCATGGATCTATCATGATCACTTCCCGACTCCAGGGGCTCACTGAACTTGGGAAGTCATTTCCAGTTCAGAACCTTTATACAAAGATGCTACACAGCTATT ACCTTATAAATCTTTCCAGCTTGCTTGATGGGCTCTCGCTGGCAATTGTCATAGCTGGGGCCTTCGTACGTCAAACAGGAACAACTTTTAGAGAGTATTTGGAGCTCTACCGGACTTCCTGGTTCGACCTGCAGTCTCAGTCGGCACCCACACGCCAGTACCGGCAAGGAAATATTGTACAAACTTGGATTATCACCTATAAAGAGATCCAGGAACGTGATCCCACTGCCGCGAAACTCTTGCTTTTACTCGCATTTTTTGATAACCAGGATATCTGGTATGAACTAATTCAAAAGGG taatTCAAAACTTCAAATCTAA